In a genomic window of Parambassis ranga chromosome 24, fParRan2.1, whole genome shotgun sequence:
- the LOC114428963 gene encoding uncharacterized protein LOC114428963: MSQGAPVHQAPGNWRKFFVMVEGQTNGVHQSFVDKLTAGGQIQVDSPEQSDYVVVFCPVASGVAVDVRDALENAPEDKPIILVVMHHTFNRRQVVAESRTVVDSPSVQLTVDCLFYETRLLYCNQNDIAWHDIRRFLGISPAMQSAFWQNIWDWSVTSWKVMCLAVLVFSVMVVIMVAATAGVHPYNQNHSLAMYNYSSGPQVVRLRDPLPASNDKMRPKSKNTSHI; encoded by the exons ATGTCTCAGGGAGCGCCCGTCCATCAGG CTCCAGGGAATTGGAGGAAATTCTTTGTGATGGTAGAAGGACAAACAAACGGAGTCCATCAGTCCTTTGTGGATAAGCTCACAGCTGGGGGCCAGATCCAGGTGGACTCTCCTGAACAAAGTGACTACGTGGTGGTTTTCTGTCCCGTCGCTTCGGGAGTTGCGGTAGACGTCCGTGATGCCCTGGAGAACGCGCCTG AGGATAAACCAATAATCCTGGTGGTCATGCATCACACCTTCAACCGTCGCCAGGTTGTAGCTGAAAGCAGGACAGTGGTGGACAGCCCCAGTGTCCAGCTGACTGTGGACTGTCTGTTTTATGAGACGAGACTCCTGTACTGTAACCAAAATGACATCGCCTGGCATGACATCAGGAGGTTCCTGGGAATTTCCCCCGCCATGCAG AGTGCTTTCTGGCAAAACATCTGGGACT ggtcCGTTACCAGTTGGAAAGTTATGTGTCTTGCTGTTCTTGTGTTCAGCGTCATGGTGGTCATCATGGTGGCTGCCACAGCAGGTGTGCACCCATACAACCAAAACCACAGCCTGGCAATGTACAATTACAGCAGTGGTCCTCAAGTGGTCCGGCTTCGGGACCCACTGCCAGCCAGTAATGACAAGATGCGACCCAAATCAAAGAACACGTcgcacatttaa
- the znf512 gene encoding zinc finger protein 512B, protein MDPTHTGGDMSPLYVPRKRKPVQPHPKSAVLCPVVQRLPDKACELNTAGYSQNEAPEAVKMKRNYGRKRYADLQSVSIGTVDYPTTSCSVMSSASLANGADPGSLAPPTTRLPPRLVGKDVWPQGPEASREQSQPQDQSWNSSRDRGTDAWAPGRDRPQEQVWSRDRAGHSGQEQAWIPGRDSGQAGPDQAWMTGRERGPEQGWVAGRDRGQDQVWNGGRDRASSGPGQGWSADRGQDQSWSSTSGDRGNVWRPDLNMKKVQRADMERSPSVSTFPQPPEGRDSCSDAAGVSEASTAQIEDQKPPILPAKKEPPSYPPGSQEERWQLQIVAKGRVTCPKCKSVSRKTVEGLKKHMENCRLQPFTCQHCGKQLKSSTGMKYHIMADHSHLPSADDAKDLDDRAIKDKLRKILKRLGKLKCSKEGCNAAFTSIMGYVYHMKKCGKEASELEKMLLNCSHCGKTYKSKAGLEYHLKSEHAPMPQKTTEEDEVLKAQREANPERTASGRVQRASAQVANFHLAEIANNELPKDWPKRKFQSDLVPDDKKLKYARPGLPAFSQEVLRKWKNEVKLQRRVQCPNQGCGSTYTSVSGLKAHLGLCTRGDFEAGKYRCLICNKEFNSESGVKYHINSVHSQDWFVTNKKASKKFEKFLKNQSKDFAHNADKQVVDQYHHHHHHHHHPQVLHHHPQQQHHHHLHHHHHQQQHHQLQHQPLQHPLQPLHHLQHQTQFLHPERQNIHPQVDSQLQPPVLHYTPLEPPTWVDMDRRGGMLEPETAPDDMDLAVKPEEDGGVMEEVKRREKGERAGERGKAGGKQKDCFAFNGGGNGSSSSSSNTGSSSSESEVEQHDRQRQMDQWNLKGPGVMESLPEAADGQSDV, encoded by the exons ATGGACCCCACCCACACTGGAGGGGATATGTCACCACTGTATGTGCCAAGAAAGAGGAAGCCTGTCCAGCCACACCCAAAAAGTGCAGTGCTATGTCCAG ttGTTCAGCGATTGCCAGATAAAGCCTGTGAACTGAACACCGCTGGTTACTCACAG AATGAAGCCCCAGAAGCAGTAAAGATGAAAAGAAATTACGGAAGAAAACG GTACGCGGACCTTCAGAGTGTTTCCATAGGAACAGTAGATTACCCGACCACCAGCTGCTCGGTGATGTCATCAGCCAGCCTGGCCAATGGGGCGGACCCGGGGTCATTGGCTCCACCCACCACGAGGCTCCCACCCAGACTTGTTGGGAAGGACGTGTGGCCTCAAGGTCCAGAGGCCAGCAGGGAGCAGTCCCAGCCTCAGGACCAGAGCTGGAACTCCAGCAGGGATCGAGGCACCGACGCCTGGGCCCCGGGCAGAGACCGGCCCCAGGAACAGGTCTGGAGCAGGGACAGAGCAGGACACTCTGGTCAGGAGCAGGCCTGGATACCAGGAAGAGACAGTGGTCAAGCCGGACCAGACCAGGCCTGGATGACGGGTCGGGAGCGGGGACCTGAACAGGGCTGGGTGGCGGGCAGAGATCGGGGACAGGATCAGGTCTGGAATGGAGGAAGAGACCGGGCCTCATCGGGGCCAGGGCAGGGGTGGAGTGCAGACCGAGGCCAAGACCAAAGCTGGAGCAGCACGAGCGGGGACCGGGGAAATGTCTGGAGACCTG aCTTGAACATGAAGAAAGTTCAGCGAGCAGACATGGAGCGAAGCCCCTCTGTCAGTACCTTCCctcagccaccagagggcagagACTCCT GTTCAGATGCAGCTGGTGTCAGTGAGGCCTCCACGGCTCAGATTGAAGATCAGAAGCCTCCGATCCTCCCGGCCAAGAAGGAGCCTCCGAGCTACCCACCAG GAAGTCAGGAGGAGCGTTGGCAGCTCCAGATTGTGGCCAAAGGCAGAGTCACCTGTCCGAAGTGTAAAAGTGTGAGCAGGAAGACTGTGGAGGGGCTGAAGAAGCACATGGAGAACTGCAGGCTG CAACCGTTTACCTGTCAGCACTGCGGGAAACAGCTCAAGTCTTCAACGGGGATGAAGTATCACATCATGGCCGACCACAGTCACTTG CCCTCAGCTGATGACGCCAAAGACCTGGACGATCGCGCCATCAAAGACAAACTACGAAAAATCCTGAAGAGACTGGGCAAATTAAAATGTTCTAAGGAG GGCTGCAATGCTGCCTTCACCAGCATCATGGGCTACGTGTACCACATGAAGAAGTGCGGGAAGGAGGCCTCTGAGCTGGAGAAGATGCTGCTGAACTGCTCTCACTGTGGGAAGACCTACAAATCCAAAGCAGGGCTGGAGTACCACCTGAAGTCCGAGCACGCTCCT ATGCCACAGAAAACCACCGAGGAAGACGAGGTCCTGAAGGCACAGAGGGAGGCCAACCCGGAGAGGACGGCTAGCGGCCGGGTGCAGAGAGCCTCGGCCCAGGTGGCCAACTTCCACCTGGCTGAGATCGCCAACAACGAGCTGCCCAAAGACTGGCCCAAGAGGAAGTTTCAGTCCGACCTGGTGCCGGACGACAAAAAG ttgaaATATGCGCGTCCAGGCCTGCCCGCCTTCAGCCAGGAGGTGCTGAGGAAGTGGAAGAACGAGGTGAAGctgcagaggagagtccagTGTCCCAACCAG GGTTGTGGCTCCACTTACACCAGTGTGTCTGGACTGAAAGCTCACCTGGGACTCTGCACAAGG GGCGACTTTGAGGCCGGAAAGTACCGATGTCTGATCTGCAATAAAGAGTTTAACTCTGAGAGTGGAGTCAAATATCACATCAACTCCGTGCACTCACAG GACTGGTTTGTGACCAACAAGAAAGCCTCCAAGAAGTTTGAGAAGTTTCTGAAAAACCAGTCCAAAGACTTCGCCCATAACGCTGACAAACAGGTTGTGGATCagtaccaccaccaccatcatcaccaccaccacccccaggTGCTGCATCAtcatccacagcagcagcatcatcatcacctccatcatcatcaccatcagcagcagcatcatcagctgcagcaccagCCCCTGCAGCACCCCCTGCAGCCGCTGCACCACCTCCAGCACCAAACCCAGTTCCTCCACCCGGAGCGGCAGAACATCCATCCGCAGGTGGACTCCCAGCTTCAGCCGCCAGTGCTCCACTACACCCCTCTGGAACCTCCAACATGGGTGGACATGGACCGAAGAGGCGGCATGCTGGAACCGGAGACGGCGCCGGACGACATGGACCTGGCTGTCAAACCCGAGGAGGACGGCGGTGTGATGGAAGAGGttaagaggagagagaagggggagagagCGGGGGAGAGGGGGAAGGCTGGTGGGAAGCAGAAGGATTGCTTTGCTTTCAACGGGGGCGGaaacggcagcagcagcagcagcagcaatactGGCAGCTCATCCAGCGAATCAGAGGTGGAGCAGCatgacaggcagagacagatggaCCAATGGAACCTGAAAGGTCCGGGCGTCATGGAGTCCCTCCCAGAGGCTGCAGATGGACAGAGTGATGTTTAA